The genome window CGCGGGGGGCGGCCGGCCGGCGGCGCTGGGTGCGCTGCTCGGTGGCGCGGTGGGCGAGGTCGGCGCGGTAGCCGTTGGGGCCGCCGTTGCGCATGACCTCGCGGGTGACGGTCGAGGTCGGGCGGTCCAGGCGTCGGGCGATCTCCGCGTAGGCGAGGCCGTCGGCCAGCCCGAGCGCGATCTGCTGACGGTCGTGCTGGGTGAGTCTGCCTCCCGGCATCGCGGTCTCCTTCGTGGTCCGTGGTGGCCCCATCATAGCGTTCATCGGCAATCCATTGCAATGACTGACGCGCCATCCGTTGCATTCCTTGCAGGATCACCGCAATGAAAATGGCTCAGCGACCTGCTGTGATGGGTTTTTTGCGCAACGAAGTTGTTGCCACACTCTGGAAAGCAACGTAGCGTTTCACTCATCAGAAACGGCGGGCCGACAGGCGGACCGCCCCTCACGAGGAGACCACCATGCAGACCTTCGCCACCCCCGCCGCGATCACCGCCACCATCGAGATCGCCGGCGGGCGCCTGCACCTCATCGCCACCGACCGCGCCGACACCACCGTCGAGGTCCGCCCCGCCGACCCCGCCAAGAACCGCGACGCCAAGGCCGCCGAGCAGGTCGAGGTCAGCTGCACCGACGCTTCCCTGCACATCCGCACCGCCGAGCCCAAGCACCAGTACCTCGGCCCCTCCGGCGCCGTCGAGGTCACCGTCCACCTGCCCGCCGGCTCCCGCGTCCAGGCCAAGAGCGCCGCCTGCGAGCTGCGCACCACCGGCCCGCTCGGCGACCTCGCCTTCGACGGCGCCTACCGGCAGATCCACGTCGCCGAAGCCGCGAGCCTGCGCCTGACCGCCGTGGACGGCGACGTCGAGGTCGGCCGCCTCACCGGCCCCGCCGAGATCACCACCTCCCGCGGCGCCATCCGCATCGCCGAGGCCCACCACGGCCGGCTCGACCTGCGCACCCAGTCCGGCGACATCACCGTCGGCGCCGCGACCGGCGTCTCCGCCGCCCTCGACGCCGCGACCAGCCACGGCCGCATCACCAACAGCCTGCGCAACACCGGCACCACCGAGCTCGACATCCACGCGACCACCCCGCACGGCGACATCACCGCCCGCGCCCTCTGATCCACCGTCACCCTTCCGGCCAGCCAGCACCCTTCGCCCCGCCACCCCCTTGAGAGGACCACCATGAACGCCACCGCCTGGACCGGCACGCTCGCGATCGAGGACACCACCCTGGCCGTCACCGACACCGGCGGCCCCGGCCCGACCGTCGTCTACCTCAACGGCTCGTACGCCGACCAGAAGCACTGGCAGCGCGTGATCGCCGAGCTCGGCGACGACTACCGGCACATCACCTTCGACGAGCGCGCCCGCGGCAAGTCCGGGACCGCCTGCGACTACTCCTTCGAAGCGTGCCTGCGCGACCTCGACGCCGTGCTCACCGCGCGCAACGTCGAACGTCCGATCCTGGTCGGCTGGTCCTACGGCGCCCTGATCGCCGTCCACTGGGCCGCCCGCCACCCCGAGCGCACGGCGGCCGTGGTCTCGGTGGACGGGGCGCTGCCCACCGAGCCCCTCGACGAGGCCACCCGCACTCAGGTCCGCGCCCTCTTCCGCCGCCTCAGCCCCGTCTTCCCGATCGCCCGCCGCCTCGGCATGGCCGCCCGGATGAGCGCCACCCAGCACGCCGAGATCAACCTCGAACTCATCGACCTGTGCGCCCCGACCGCCCTGGCCCCCGTCCTCGACGCCATCACCGCCCCCACCCGCTACGTCCTCGGCACCGGCGGCAACCTCGGCGCCGACGCGAAGACCATGGAGCGCCTGCGCGCCGACCTCGGCCCCGCCCTCGACCGCAACCCCCGCATCGAGGTCAGCGCCAAGGTCCCCAGCAACCACTCCAAGATCCTGCGCAACGACCACCGGGCCGTGGCCACGGCCGTCCGCGAGCTCGCCGACCAGGACCTGACGTCCAATCACATCACCGTGCCGGGCGCGAAGACCCCGGCCGCAAAGGACTTGGCGGCTTGATCATCCCGCTGCTACGTTTCTCCCGACCGAGACACCGGCAGAGGAGGTGAGACCCAGTGACCGCAACGACCACGTGGGCGCTCCCCCTCCCGTCACGGTCCGGCGACTGACGCAGCCGTCGCCGGGAGCGCCCGAAACGCAGGCACTCCCGAAAGGCCACGGCCATGTCTTCTCTCCTCTTCACTTCCCAGTCGTCCTCGAACGGCGTCCTCGAACGCGAGTTCACCGTCGACGGCGTCCCCGGCGTCCTCTGGTCGCCCGCCTCCGGCGCCGACCGCGCGCCGCTGATCCTGCTGGCCCATGGTGGCGGCAACCACAAGAAGCACCCCGCGATGTCGGGCCGCGCCCGGCGCCTGATCGACGGCTGCGGGTTCCACGTCGCCGTCCTGGACGCGCCCGGGCACGGCGACCGGCCGCGCACCGAGCACGACGAGGCCGAGATCGCCGCCCTGTTCGCGGCGCGGGCGGCCGGCGAGCCGGAGGGCCCGATCGTCGTCCGCTACAACGACCACCTGGCGGAGCTCGCCGTCCCCGAGTACCGGGCGGCCCTGGACGCGCTCCAGCAGCTCCCGGAGATCGGCGCCGACGGGCCGGTCGGCTTCTGGGGGATCAACATGGGCACCGCGATCGGCATCCCGTTCGTGGCGTCCGAACCCCGGGTGCGGGCCGCCGTGTTCGGCCAGCACTGGCCCGACACGCTGGCCGGGAAGGCGCGGCGGATCACCGTCCCGGTCGAGTTCGACCTCCAGTGGGACGACGAGCACATCTCCCGGGAGGAGGGCCTCGCGCTGTTCGACGCCTTCGCCTCCGCGGAGAAGTCACTGCACGTCAACTCCGGCAAGCACAAGGAGCTGCCGCGCTTCGAGGCGGACAGCGCGGTCCGGTTCTTCGCCCGCCACTTCGGCCGGCCCGTGGCCACTGCGGCCTGACCCTGCCGGCGGCGCGGACCGGGGATCGCTACGAATCGCGATCGCACGACTGCGGAGTGTAGTGTCACGGCGGATCGTCCCCCGTGACTCCGCCAGTCCCCGCGCTCCACCGATCCCCGCAACGCCGCCAGGAGGCCCCGCCCGTGAGTGCCGACATGCTCGCCGTCCCACCCGCGCCGACCGGGTCCGCCGCCGAGGCGGCCCGGCCGTTCGACGTGCTGGGCAAGCTCTACGAGGACGCCTACGGCCGGCTGCCCGAGCAACGCGCCGCCCTGGACTGGCTGATCGCCCGGCTGCCGGCGAACTCCCCGGTGATGGACATCGGTTCGGGCACCGGCCGCCCCACCGCCGAGCTGCTGACGGCGGCGGGGCACCGGGTCACCGGCTACGACGTCTCGACCACCATGGTCGAGCTCGCCCGCACCCAGGTCCCGGCCGCCGTCTTCGAACTCGTCGACGTCCGCGAACTGCCCGACGCGCCCGGCCGGTGGAGCGCGATCACCGCCTTCTTCCCGCTGCTGCAGATGCCGCGCGCCGACCTGGACCGCACCCTCGCCCGGGTCGCCGACTGGCTGGCCCCCGGCGGGCTGTTCGCCTTCGCGACCGTGCCGTTCGACGGCGAGGGCGTGGAGACGACCTGGATGGGCCAGCAGGTGCGCTGCACCAGCTACCCGGCCGCCCGCTACCCGGAGTTGCTCACGGCCGCCGGCCTGACCGTCGTCCACCAGCGGCTCAGCACGTTCCAGCCGGACTTCCCCGGCATGGGCGAGGAGGAGCACCTCTTCGTCCACGCCGTGAAACCCGGCGGTCCCGCCGCACGGTGATCCGACTGATCGTCAGTCGGCGATCACGCACCCCTGTCCACCGGGCCCGCGGGGCCCTACAGTTCGGACCGTGTCCCACAAGATCGACATTGACCGGATCCGCGCCGCCGCCACCCGCTTCGACGCCGCGCTCGCCGGGCTGACCGACGCCGACGCCCGGGCCGACTCCGCGCTGGCCGGGTGGAGCCGCGGCCACGTGATCACCCACGTCGCCCGCAGCGCCGACGTCTACCGCTGGCTGCTCGCGCTGGCCCGCACCGGTTCCGAGCCCGGCCCCCGGGCGGACGGACCGGCACTGGCCCGGGCGCTGGCCGAGGGCGCCGGCCGCCCTGCCGCCGAGCTGGTGGCGGACCTGCGCGGGAGCACCGAACGGCTGTTCGCCGAGGCCGAGCTGATGCCGGCCGACCGCTGGGACACCCCGGTAACGGCGCTCGCCGGCTGGCAGCACCCCGCCTGGTTCACCCTGCGGCGCTGCTGGCGCGAGCTGGAGACCCACCGCCTCGACCTGGCGCTCGGCCCCACCACCGCCGACTGGCCGGCCGACTACGTCGCCTGGGCGCTGGACGAGACGGCGCCCGCGCTGACCGCCCGGGCCTTCCCGGTGGCCCGGATCGAGGCCACCGACCTGGGCCGCAGCTGGGAGCTGCACGGCGAGGGCCCCGTCATCGCCGCCCCCGGCCACCTGCTGCTCGGCTGGCTCGCCGGCCGGACCGTCCCGGACGGGCGCTGGCCCACCCCGCCGGCCTGGCCGCAGCCCCCGGCACCCGGCTGGGGCTGACCCGCCGTCACACCTACCAGAACGCGCGCCCGTCCGGGTCGAACACCCGCGTGATTGACCCGGACGGGTGGAATACCCGTCCGCCCGCCACCTGTTCGGCGCCGCCTCCGTTTCACTGACCGCCAGGAACCGACCACTCCGTCGAAGGCAGTCGAGATGTCACTGGCGCGCCCCGCCGCCCCGGACGCCGGCGGCGGGCTCCTCGCCCGCCTCGCCGCCGCCGTCCTCGCCCGACCCCGCGCGGTCCTGGCGCTCGCCGCCCTGCTCACCGTCCTGACCGGCGTCTTCGGCCTGGGCGCGCACGACCGGCTGGCGCTCGGCGGCAACTCGGCGAGCACCGGCGACGCGGTCCGCGCCGACCGCTGGCTCGGCGACCACGGCGCCGTCGGTGACGCGCAGTTGGAGCTGCTGGTGGCCACCCCGGACGGCGTGGACTCGGCCGCCTCGCGGCAGGCCGGCGCCGCGTTCACCCGGCTGGTCGCCGGACAGCCGGGCGTGCGCACCGTGCTCTCCTACTGGCCGTCGGGCCCCGCCGCGCTGCGCTCCACCGACGGACGCTCCGCCCTGCTCCTGGTGCGCACCGCCGGGGACGCCGTGCGGAGCACCGAGTCCGCTGCCCGGCTGGGACGTTCGCTCAGCGGCCGGCACGGCCCGCTGAGCGTCTCGGCGAC of Kitasatospora viridis contains these proteins:
- a CDS encoding DUF4097 family beta strand repeat-containing protein, producing the protein MQTFATPAAITATIEIAGGRLHLIATDRADTTVEVRPADPAKNRDAKAAEQVEVSCTDASLHIRTAEPKHQYLGPSGAVEVTVHLPAGSRVQAKSAACELRTTGPLGDLAFDGAYRQIHVAEAASLRLTAVDGDVEVGRLTGPAEITTSRGAIRIAEAHHGRLDLRTQSGDITVGAATGVSAALDAATSHGRITNSLRNTGTTELDIHATTPHGDITARAL
- a CDS encoding alpha/beta fold hydrolase, producing the protein MNATAWTGTLAIEDTTLAVTDTGGPGPTVVYLNGSYADQKHWQRVIAELGDDYRHITFDERARGKSGTACDYSFEACLRDLDAVLTARNVERPILVGWSYGALIAVHWAARHPERTAAVVSVDGALPTEPLDEATRTQVRALFRRLSPVFPIARRLGMAARMSATQHAEINLELIDLCAPTALAPVLDAITAPTRYVLGTGGNLGADAKTMERLRADLGPALDRNPRIEVSAKVPSNHSKILRNDHRAVATAVRELADQDLTSNHITVPGAKTPAAKDLAA
- a CDS encoding alpha/beta hydrolase, which codes for MSSLLFTSQSSSNGVLEREFTVDGVPGVLWSPASGADRAPLILLAHGGGNHKKHPAMSGRARRLIDGCGFHVAVLDAPGHGDRPRTEHDEAEIAALFAARAAGEPEGPIVVRYNDHLAELAVPEYRAALDALQQLPEIGADGPVGFWGINMGTAIGIPFVASEPRVRAAVFGQHWPDTLAGKARRITVPVEFDLQWDDEHISREEGLALFDAFASAEKSLHVNSGKHKELPRFEADSAVRFFARHFGRPVATAA
- a CDS encoding class I SAM-dependent DNA methyltransferase, producing MSADMLAVPPAPTGSAAEAARPFDVLGKLYEDAYGRLPEQRAALDWLIARLPANSPVMDIGSGTGRPTAELLTAAGHRVTGYDVSTTMVELARTQVPAAVFELVDVRELPDAPGRWSAITAFFPLLQMPRADLDRTLARVADWLAPGGLFAFATVPFDGEGVETTWMGQQVRCTSYPAARYPELLTAAGLTVVHQRLSTFQPDFPGMGEEEHLFVHAVKPGGPAAR
- a CDS encoding maleylpyruvate isomerase family mycothiol-dependent enzyme → MSHKIDIDRIRAAATRFDAALAGLTDADARADSALAGWSRGHVITHVARSADVYRWLLALARTGSEPGPRADGPALARALAEGAGRPAAELVADLRGSTERLFAEAELMPADRWDTPVTALAGWQHPAWFTLRRCWRELETHRLDLALGPTTADWPADYVAWALDETAPALTARAFPVARIEATDLGRSWELHGEGPVIAAPGHLLLGWLAGRTVPDGRWPTPPAWPQPPAPGWG